A part of Lacibacter sp. H407 genomic DNA contains:
- a CDS encoding DUF6770 family protein, whose protein sequence is MKRLTVLIMLMSFIASTQAQKLSIANIQKSSVLRNSDAIKEGSEVKGYYFFYVSDKIDRKTNEYTLQIMDQNLNKLKEVKFQDSKNVTIIESSFNGTDLVFLFYNSDANILDYQVYGADGTKKFSYTKSISKKDEAYLRMNYLMDDEDSNFKGLYPVEGKGFISNVPSRDNKDFTFQISYVGTAAKKQWTYVPAMDGKMFVGDYLGTHKNVVYVEMLKYSSRMDRNPDSYILGLSLENGKLLFQKSTNEGKYNFYPISMSVLNDGKAYLYGEYFDKGGNVMKDKSKGFAFIGIDESGKTLSEKYSSWALDLGKHLGVSGSGKIDDFGFMFLHNMIQTEDGSIYAIGEGYKKAASALGIASTILVGAAGGGTSVSTVKLKVTDMLVIKFDPDFTVKEASIYKKSDNDVQLAGGSEFMSTQMLGKAVKYGYGAFDYAYTQVNRDRSSFSVCYSDYERGKGYKGTTFNSITYSDGKLTQDKIQTKSDATRSIVLPARQGQVLIMDYYKKDKKLDLHFEKLN, encoded by the coding sequence ATGAAAAGACTAACAGTTTTAATTATGCTTATGAGCTTTATTGCAAGCACGCAAGCACAAAAGTTAAGTATCGCCAATATCCAGAAGTCAAGCGTACTGCGCAACTCCGATGCCATTAAAGAAGGCAGCGAGGTGAAAGGTTATTATTTCTTTTATGTAAGTGATAAGATCGACCGTAAAACCAACGAGTACACATTACAGATCATGGATCAAAACCTGAACAAATTAAAAGAAGTAAAATTCCAGGACTCGAAAAACGTCACTATCATTGAATCGTCGTTTAACGGAACTGATCTTGTGTTTTTATTTTATAATTCTGACGCCAATATTCTCGACTATCAGGTTTACGGTGCGGATGGTACAAAGAAATTCTCCTACACTAAAAGTATTTCAAAAAAAGATGAAGCTTACTTAAGAATGAACTATTTAATGGATGATGAGGACAGTAATTTTAAAGGATTATATCCGGTAGAGGGCAAAGGATTTATTTCAAATGTCCCCAGTCGTGATAATAAAGATTTTACATTTCAGATTAGCTACGTAGGCACTGCTGCAAAAAAACAATGGACCTATGTTCCGGCGATGGATGGCAAAATGTTTGTGGGTGATTACCTTGGTACCCATAAGAATGTGGTATATGTTGAAATGCTGAAATACTCCAGCAGAATGGATCGCAATCCCGACTCCTATATACTGGGCCTGTCACTTGAAAACGGGAAACTGCTGTTTCAAAAATCAACCAACGAAGGGAAATACAATTTCTACCCAATCAGTATGTCCGTTTTAAATGATGGTAAAGCTTATTTGTACGGAGAGTATTTTGATAAAGGTGGCAATGTAATGAAAGATAAATCAAAAGGGTTTGCATTTATAGGTATTGACGAATCAGGAAAAACGCTGAGTGAAAAATATTCTTCCTGGGCTCTTGATCTTGGCAAACATCTTGGGGTAAGTGGTAGTGGTAAGATTGATGACTTTGGGTTTATGTTCCTGCATAATATGATACAAACAGAAGATGGCAGCATTTATGCAATTGGCGAAGGTTATAAAAAAGCTGCAAGCGCACTTGGAATTGCCTCAACTATACTTGTAGGTGCTGCGGGCGGTGGTACAAGTGTGAGCACAGTTAAACTGAAAGTAACCGATATGCTTGTTATTAAGTTTGATCCTGATTTTACTGTTAAAGAAGCGTCAATCTATAAGAAAAGTGATAACGATGTTCAACTTGCGGGCGGTTCTGAATTTATGAGCACCCAAATGTTAGGGAAAGCTGTAAAATATGGCTATGGTGCTTTTGATTATGCTTACACACAGGTAAATAGAGATCGTAGTTCATTCTCTGTTTGCTACAGTGATTATGAGCGTGGCAAAGGTTACAAAGGAACCACCTTCAACTCCATAACATACAGCGATGGCAAACTTACTCAGGATAAGATCCAAACAAAATCAGACGCCACAAGATCAATTGTATTACCAGCCCGCCAGGGACAAGTATTGATTATGGATTATTATAAAAAAGATAAGAAACTGGATTTGCATTTTGAAAAGCTGAATTAA
- a CDS encoding M28 family peptidase, whose protein sequence is MKKFFATWLLTAIATFLFAQTKVDNIINAKEVERIERVLASDEMKGRRVFSPEIDKAADFIAAEFKAAGLETWNSSGTYRQEFTILTPRFKGLTCSFDQQSVDPKNVVVITTAASVTINEQSGYEKVKLAAGVNLFSEAQKYIRSGKNYIVLVDTSYSKNFGRLTGFKRGMFPMKNSVVFVLTAVDPSTYSIEAQHEITEQKLSNVVGIIPGKSEKDEYVIFSGHYDHIGIGKPVDGDSIFNGANDDAAGTTAVILLAKYYKALNNNERTIIFAAFTAEESGGYGAQYFSKQFDPAKVAAMFNIEMIGTESKWGKNSAYITGFEKTDMGAIMQKNLEGTGFAFYPDPYTDQNLFYRSDNATLARLGVPAHTISTSKMDSEPNYHKVSDEVETLDLDNMTMIIKSIALSARSIVSGKDSPTRVKVEELR, encoded by the coding sequence ATGAAGAAATTTTTTGCAACGTGGTTATTGACCGCAATAGCCACGTTTTTATTTGCACAAACGAAAGTTGACAACATTATCAATGCAAAGGAAGTGGAACGGATTGAGCGTGTACTTGCATCCGATGAAATGAAAGGCAGGAGAGTATTTTCACCTGAGATCGATAAAGCAGCTGATTTTATTGCTGCCGAATTTAAAGCAGCCGGTTTAGAAACATGGAACAGCAGTGGCACATACCGCCAGGAGTTTACGATTCTTACTCCACGGTTCAAAGGATTGACTTGCAGCTTCGATCAGCAATCAGTTGATCCAAAGAATGTTGTTGTAATTACAACTGCAGCCAGTGTAACGATCAATGAACAATCGGGTTATGAAAAAGTAAAACTTGCAGCAGGAGTCAACCTGTTTTCAGAAGCTCAGAAGTATATCAGGTCTGGAAAAAATTACATTGTTTTAGTTGACACTTCATACAGTAAGAATTTTGGACGTTTGACCGGGTTCAAGCGTGGCATGTTTCCGATGAAGAACAGTGTTGTGTTTGTTTTAACTGCTGTTGATCCATCAACTTACAGTATTGAAGCACAGCATGAAATTACAGAACAAAAGTTGTCGAATGTTGTAGGAATTATTCCCGGAAAAAGTGAAAAGGATGAGTATGTGATCTTCTCCGGGCACTACGATCATATCGGTATTGGCAAGCCGGTTGATGGTGATTCGATCTTTAATGGTGCAAATGACGATGCCGCAGGAACTACCGCTGTTATTCTGCTGGCAAAATATTACAAAGCATTAAACAACAACGAACGCACCATCATCTTTGCTGCCTTTACTGCAGAAGAATCGGGTGGTTATGGTGCACAATATTTTTCAAAACAATTTGATCCGGCAAAAGTGGCTGCCATGTTCAATATTGAAATGATTGGTACAGAAAGTAAGTGGGGTAAAAACTCTGCATATATTACCGGTTTCGAAAAAACAGATATGGGTGCAATTATGCAGAAGAACCTGGAAGGAACAGGATTTGCATTTTATCCCGATCCGTATACTGATCAGAATTTATTCTATCGTTCCGATAATGCAACGCTTGCACGCCTGGGCGTTCCTGCACATACCATTTCTACATCAAAAATGGATAGTGAACCAAACTATCACAAAGTGTCGGATGAAGTGGAAACACTTGATCTTGATAATATGACCATGATCATTAAGTCCATTGCATTGAGTGCAAGAAGTATTGTGAGTGGGAAAGATTCACCAACAAGAGTGAAAGTGGAAGAGTTGAGATAA
- a CDS encoding LytR/AlgR family response regulator transcription factor translates to MNKRAIIIDDERLARNELKKLLIEFPDIEVIDEASNVDEGLQKIEALNPDLIFLDIQMPGKTGFDLLSELDRTPEVIFTTAYDEYALRAFEVNALDYLLKPIEPKRLADALHKLDEEEKETTVDGEPLSVNRSMLSENDQVFVKDGERCWFVKLSDIRLFESVGNYAKVYFGPNKPLILKSLNALEERLDEKIFFRANRKHIVNLRMIEKVEPYFNGGLLLEIHGGDKIEVSRRQAVKFKEMMSL, encoded by the coding sequence ATGAATAAAAGAGCAATCATTATTGATGATGAACGATTGGCCAGAAATGAGCTGAAAAAGCTGTTGATTGAATTTCCGGATATAGAAGTGATCGATGAAGCATCGAATGTAGATGAAGGTCTGCAAAAGATCGAAGCATTGAACCCCGATCTGATTTTCTTAGATATTCAAATGCCCGGCAAAACAGGCTTTGATCTGTTGAGTGAACTGGATCGTACACCCGAAGTGATCTTCACCACTGCGTATGACGAATATGCCTTGCGTGCATTTGAAGTAAATGCATTGGATTATTTGCTGAAGCCGATCGAACCCAAGCGTTTGGCAGATGCATTGCACAAACTCGACGAGGAAGAAAAAGAAACAACGGTTGATGGTGAACCACTGTCGGTAAACCGCAGCATGTTGAGTGAGAACGATCAGGTGTTTGTGAAAGATGGCGAACGCTGCTGGTTTGTAAAGCTGAGCGATATCCGTTTGTTTGAAAGTGTGGGCAACTATGCGAAAGTTTATTTTGGTCCCAACAAACCGCTCATCTTAAAATCACTGAATGCATTGGAAGAGCGACTAGATGAAAAAATATTCTTTCGTGCAAACCGCAAACACATTGTGAATCTCCGCATGATTGAAAAAGTAGAACCTTATTTCAACGGCGGTTTGTTATTGGAAATTCATGGTGGCGATAAAATTGAAGTGAGTCGCAGACAAGCTGTGAAGTTTAAAGAAATGATGAGTTTATAA
- a CDS encoding sensor histidine kinase: MRIGISKMGAYWWCQLAGWGGNMLMNFFFAWTYNREITSSFIIRSLIIAVLGLIITHFMRWVIIQTNLLHKTFERQVVYFLVLTLAFSMLYPFISLSLFNIFDLFTPEQKQYSFTRLLVGSAINAFVTLLVWNLIYFIYHYVESFRKQQLDALKMQSVVKELELKTIKAHINPHFIFNSLNGIRALVDENPTRARTAITELSNILRSSMQVEKQETVPFEKELSIVKDYLALEQMRFEERLKVNFDIDEDTLEQPVPPMMLQTLVENAIKHGISKNVTGGVIKISSKFVNDHHELVIRNTGRLNGDFNPDGFGISSTQSRLKLMFGNDAGFSISDVNGNEVEARVVMPAGL; encoded by the coding sequence AATTTCTTTTTTGCCTGGACCTATAACCGGGAGATCACTTCTTCCTTCATCATACGTTCCCTCATTATTGCCGTGCTGGGGTTGATCATTACCCATTTCATGCGCTGGGTAATCATTCAAACCAATCTGCTGCATAAAACTTTTGAACGGCAGGTGGTTTATTTCCTTGTACTTACACTTGCTTTTTCGATGCTGTATCCGTTTATTTCGCTTTCGCTTTTTAATATATTCGACCTCTTTACACCGGAACAAAAACAATACAGTTTTACAAGGCTCCTGGTAGGTTCGGCCATTAATGCGTTTGTAACCTTACTGGTATGGAACCTCATTTATTTTATTTACCATTATGTTGAAAGCTTTCGTAAACAGCAACTCGATGCGTTAAAGATGCAGAGTGTGGTGAAGGAGCTGGAACTCAAAACGATCAAAGCACATATCAATCCGCATTTTATTTTCAATTCGTTGAATGGCATCCGTGCATTGGTCGATGAAAACCCTACCCGTGCAAGAACAGCTATTACCGAGTTGAGTAATATCCTGCGCAGTAGTATGCAGGTAGAAAAACAGGAAACCGTTCCGTTTGAAAAAGAACTGAGCATTGTAAAAGATTACCTGGCATTGGAACAAATGCGTTTTGAAGAACGGTTGAAAGTGAATTTTGATATTGATGAAGATACGTTGGAGCAACCTGTACCACCAATGATGTTGCAAACGCTTGTAGAGAATGCGATCAAGCACGGCATCAGCAAAAATGTTACCGGTGGTGTCATTAAGATCAGCTCAAAGTTTGTGAACGATCATCATGAACTGGTGATCCGGAATACAGGCCGGCTGAATGGCGATTTTAATCCGGATGGGTTTGGTATTTCCAGCACACAAAGCCGGTTGAAGCTGATGTTTGGTAATGATGCCGGTTTTTCCATCAGCGATGTAAATGGAAATGAAGTGGAAGCCAGAGTGGTAATGCCTGCGGGATTGTAG